In Helianthus annuus cultivar XRQ/B chromosome 8, HanXRQr2.0-SUNRISE, whole genome shotgun sequence, a single genomic region encodes these proteins:
- the LOC110871933 gene encoding histone acetyltransferase HAC1 isoform X1 → MNLQALMAGQYPRQVTSQAGTSMSAMPQQQNMMQNSEGPHALLNMESARQFIRDKIFNYIMLRQTREMPPKVMDIARRLEEGLFKIAATKEDYLNLDTLESRLHALIKRPPQNQRYQQQNSANVAMGRMIPTPGSNLMAPSSANHGNSMMSSVVNQGSVSMNTLGSSRSMHTDGGISSTGGQRMMPTPGFNNSTSNQSYVKLESSNNVSGISSVDSTMVSQPLQQKHMGGGIRSTLTQKSYGSSNGNLGMMGNSFGNSEGFLTDPHYGNSPKPVPQYFDQQGHISQGEGSGNLFIPTTSGTSPMNTNSVNLSTLQRTSYPSLVKQSYLHNSGRPASMKSEEMDLRSQQHQLRSQRQQNQQLPYRQSQVTLIKSEPQVYEHVQSSRGSQLHGSQDTFLSIPETSEQQPHFGDDTRNTITGQPVAVLQGKWPSSKLQEASHHLGNSSNEMKIQRNNLSTEASIATKRPDSQLQFRNQQRWLLFLRHARKCVYPPGSCPESHCILVQKLWKHMMSCMDVTQCQYPRCHRSKKLLNHHKYCKDQSCPVCVPVNDFVQRTGVHLKNSSQLGDESRDHTSEDSHLSMKRAKIEQPPAAHTENQNSITPGSITATSEDHDTCKYEATGVKLEVPSSCMQELSNKIEVNDDGVSKTEKEVALVDDTFKSGKPKIKGVSMIELFTPEQVREHITGLRQWVGQSKAKVEKNQAMENLMNENSCQLCAVEKLNFEPPPIYCSPCGARIKRNAMFYTWGSGDTRHFICIPCYNESRGDTISFDGTNILKAKLEKKKNDEETEEPWVQCDKCEAWQHQVCALFNSRRNDGGQAEYTCPNCYMEEVENGERVPLPQSALLGAKDLPRTILSDHIENRLFKRLRQERLDRARFYGKSYDEVPGAESLVVRVVSSVDKKLEVKQRFLEIFQEENYPSEFAYKSKVVLLFQKIEGVEVCLFGMYVQEFGAECQQPNHRRVYLSYLDSVKYFRPEIRTVTGEALRTFVYHEILIGYLEYCKLRGFTSCYIWACPPLKGEDYILYCHPEIQKTPKSDKLREWYLLMLRKASKENIVVELTNLYDHFFVQSGECKAKVTAARLPYFDGDYWPGAAEDIIHQLQQEEEGRKHNNNNNNRKGSTKRTVTKRALKASGQTDLSSNASKDVLLMHRLGETISSMKEDFIMVHLQHACTHCCLLMVSGKRWVCNTCKNFQLCNSCYEVEQNLEDRERHPVNQRVKHPLYPKEINDVPIETKDKDEILESEFFDTRQAFLSLCQGNHYQYDTLRRAKHSSMMALYHLHNPTAPAFVINCIVCRLDIETGQGWRCETCPDYDICNACYLKDRGINHPHKLTHHQSVAERDAQSKEARQQRVLQLRKMLDLLVHASQCRSAPCQYPNCTKVRGLFRHGRQCKVRASGGCALCKKMWHLLQLHARACKDTPCTVPRCRDLREHLRRLNQQADSRRRAAVMEMMRQRAAEVAGGRG, encoded by the exons ATGAATTTACAAGCTCTAATGGCAGGACAGTACCCGAGGCAGGTTACCAGTCAGGCTGGGACTTCAATGTCTGCCATGCCACAACAACAGAATATGATGCAGAACTCTGAAGGTCCCCATGCTTTACTTAATATGGAGTCTGCACGGCAGTTTATACGAGATAAGAT ATTTAATTACATCATGCTGCGACAAACTCGGGAGATGCCCCCAAAGGTCATGGATATTGCTAGACGCTTGGAAGAAGGCTTATTCAAAATTGCTGCAACAAAG gagGACTATTTAAATTTAGACACATTGGAAAGTCGTTTACATGCTCTGATCAAACGTCCTCCCCAGAATCAACGATATCAGCAACAAAATAGTGCTAATGTTGCAATGGGACGAATGATTCCAACTCCTGGAAGTAATTTAATGGCTCCATCATCTGCTAATCATGGTAATAGCATGATGTCATCAGTTGTCAACCAAGGAAGCGTTTCTATGAATACCCTTGGGTCTTCCAGAAGCATGCACACTGATG GTGGAATTTCATCAACAGGTGGACAAAGAATGATGCCTACTCCTGGATTTAATAACAGCACAAGTAACCAATCATATGTGAAACTAGAGTCATCTAATAATGTCTCTGGGATTTCGAGTGTTGACTCAACAATGGTATCTCAGCCATTGCAACAGAAGCATATGGGTGGGGGGATCAGGTCTACTTTGACTCAAAAATCTTATGGGTCATCAAATGGTAATTTAGGGATGATGGGTAATAGTTTCGGAAACTCTGAAGGATTTTTGACAGATCCTCATTATGGAAACTCTCCCAAACCAGTGCCACAATATTTTGATCAACAAGGACATATCTCTCAGG GTGAGGGATCAGGAAATTTATTCATCCCCACAACCTCTGGTACATCACCGATGAACACAAACTCAGTAAACTTATCAACATTACAAAGAACAAGCTATCCCTCGTTGGTCAAGCAGTCATACTTGCACAATTCTGGTCGGCCTGCAAGCATGAAATCAGAAGAGATGGACTTGCGGTCTCAGCAACATCAACTTCGATCTCAAAGGCAACAGAATCAACAATTACCATATAGGCAGTCTCAGGTGACATTAATAAAATCTGAGCCACAAGTGTATGAACATGTCCAGTCATCCAGAGGTAGTCAATTACATGGCTCTCAAGATACGTTTTTATCAATTCCAGAGACTTCAGAGCAGCAGCCTCACTTTGGTGATGACACTCGAAATACTATTACTGGTCAACCCGTGGCAGTACTTCAGGGTAAATGGCCTTCTTCAAAATTGCAAGAAGCATCACATCATTTAGGTAACTCATCAAATGAGATGAAAATTCAGAGGAATAATTTATCTACAGAAGCATCAATAGCTACCAAAAGACCTGACAGTCAGTTGCAGTTCAGAAATCAACAAAGATGGCTTTTGTTCTTACGACATGCTCGTAAATGTGTTTATCCACCTGGAAGTTGCCCTGAATCCCATTGTATACTTGTTCAAAAACTCTGGAAACATATGATGTCATGCATGGATGTAACTCAATGTCAATATCCTCGCTGCCATAGGTCAAAGAAATTACTAAATCATCACAAGTACTGCAAGGACCAAAGCTGTCCTGTGTGTGTTCCTGTAAATGATTTCGTTCAAAGGACAGGAGTCCACCTTAAGAATAGCTCACAGTTGGGCGATGAATCCCGTGATCATACTTCAGAAGATTCTCATCTTTCCATGAAACGCGCCAAGATTGAGCAGCCACCAGCTGCTCATACCGAAAACCAAAACTCCATCACACCAGGTTCCATTACTGCTACATCTGAGGATCATGACACCTGTAAATATGAGGCCACTGGAGTGAAGCTAGAAGTTCCTTCAAGTTGTATGCAAGAACTTTCTAACAAGATTGAGGTGAATGATGATGGTGTTTCAAAGACAGAGAAAGAGGTGGCACTTGTTGATGATACGTTCAAATCCGGGAAGCCAAAAATAAAGGGAGTATCAATGATTGAATTGTTCACACCAGAGCAGGTTCGAGAACATATAACTGGTCTCAGGCAGTGGGTCGGCCAG AGTAAAGCCAAGGTAGAAAAGAATCAAGCAATGGAGAATTTAATGAATGAGAACTCTTGTCAGTTATGCGCAGTTGAAAAACTTAATTTTGAACCACCACCTATATATTGCTCACCCTGTGGTGCTCGCATTAAGAGAAATGCAATGTTTTACACATGGGGGAGCGGTGATACACGTCATTTTATCTGTATTCCTTGTTATAATGAGTCTCGTGGGGACACCATAAGTTTTGATGGAACTAATATTTTGAAGGCAAAACtagagaaaaagaaaaatgaCGAGGAGACTGAAGAACCG TGGGTTCAATGTGACAAATGTGAAGCGTGGCAACATCAAGTCTGTGCATTATTTAACAGTCGTAGAAATGACGGGGGACAAGCGGAGTACACTTGCCCTAATTGCTACATGGAAGAGGTTGAAAACGGAGAGCGGGTCCCCTTACCACAGAGTGCTCTTCTTGGAGCAAAAGATTTACCCCGAACCATTCTGAGTGATCATATAGAGAACCGATTATTTAAGCGGCTGAGGCAGGAAAGATTAGATAGGGCAAGGTTCTATGGGAAAAGCTATGATGAG GTTCCTGGAGCGGAATCGCTTGTTGTTAGAGTAGTCTCATCTGTGGACAAAAAGTTGGAAGTCAAGCAGCGATTCCTTGAGATCTTTCAAGAGGAAAATTACCCGTCGGAGTTTgcttataaatccaaa GTTGTTTTGTTGTTTCAGAAAATCGAAGGGGTAGAAGTATGTCTTTTTGGTATGTATGTTCAAGAATTTGGAGCAGAATGTCAGCAGCCAAATCACCGTCGTGTTTATCTCTCGTATTTGGATTCAGTCAAGTATTTTAGGCCCGAGATAAGAACAGTGACAGGAGAAGCTCTGCGTACATTTGTATATCATGAAATTCTG ATTGGTTACCTAGAATATTGCAAGTTACGTGGGTTCACAAGCTGTTATATATGGGCATGCCCTCCCTTGAAGGGTGAAGATTATATCCTGTATTGTCATCCCGAAATTCAAAAGACACCAAAGTCAGATAAACTGAGAGAATG GTATTTATTGATGTTGAGAAAGGCCTCAAAGGAAAATATTGTAGTGGAGCTGACTAATTTATATGACCATTTTTTTGTCCAATCTGGTGAATGTAAAGCTAAGGTGACTGCAGCTCGATTGCCATATTTTGATGGTGACTATTGGCCTGGTGCTGCTGAGGATATAATCCATCAACTTCAGCAAGAAGAGGAAGGAAgaaaacataataataataataataataggaaAGGGTCAACGAAACGGACTGTAACAAaaagagctctcaaagcttctgGTCAAACTGATCTTTCTTCCAATGCTTCTAAAGATGTGCTACTCATGCATAGGCTTGGTGAAACAATATCCTCAATGAAGGAAGATTTCATTATGGTTCACTTGCAGCATGCATGCACTCATTGCTGTCTCTTAATGGTCTCTGGAAAACGCTGGGTCTGCAACACTTGCAAAAATTTTCAGCTTTGCAACAG TTGTTATGAAGTTGAACAAAATCTTGAAGACAGGGAGAGACATCCCGTAAACCAAAGGGTGAAACATCCACTTTATCCT AAAGAAATCAATGATGTGCCTATAGAAACGAAAGATAAAGATGAAATTCTCGAGAGTGAATTTTTCGATACGAGACAAGCTTTTCTGAGCCTTTGCCAAGGAAATCATTATCAATATGATACACTAAGACGTGCAAAACATTCATCAATGATGGCATTGTATCATCTTCACAACCCCACGGCTCCTGCATTTGTGATAAATTGCATTGTTTGTCGTCTTGATATTGAAACAGGCCAAGGATGGCGGTGTGAGACCTGCCCCGATTATGACATATGCAATGCTTGCTATCTCAAAGACAGAGGAATTAATCATCCTCACAAGTTGACTCACCACCAGTCGGTTGCTGAGCGTGATGCACAAAGCAAAGAAGCTCGACAACAACGGGTCTTACAG CTACGAAAGATGCTTGATCTTCTGGTACATGCATCTCAGTGTAGATCGGCGCCGTGCCAGTATCCAAATTGTACAAAGGTGAGGGGACTCTTCAGACATGGAAGGCAATGCAAAGTGCGTGCGTCTGGTGGTTGTGCTCTTTGCAAGAAAATGTGGCATCTCCTTCAACTTCATGCCCGCGCTTGTAAAGACACCCCGTGCACTGTCCCCCGTTGCAg AGATCTCCGGGAACATTTGAGAAGGCTGAACCAGCAGGCTGATAGTCGGCGGAGGGCGGCAGTTATGGAGATGATGAGGCAGCGTGCCGCAGAGGTTGCGGGCGGCCGTGGATGA
- the LOC110871933 gene encoding histone acetyltransferase HAC1 isoform X2 — MNLQALMAGQYPRQVTSQAGTSMSAMPQQQNMMQNSEGPHALLNMESARQFIRDKIFNYIMLRQTREMPPKVMDIARRLEEGLFKIAATKEDYLNLDTLESRLHALIKRPPQNQRYQQQNSANVAMGRMIPTPGSNLMAPSSANHGNSMMSSVVNQGSVSMNTLGSSRSMHTDGGQRMMPTPGFNNSTSNQSYVKLESSNNVSGISSVDSTMVSQPLQQKHMGGGIRSTLTQKSYGSSNGNLGMMGNSFGNSEGFLTDPHYGNSPKPVPQYFDQQGHISQGEGSGNLFIPTTSGTSPMNTNSVNLSTLQRTSYPSLVKQSYLHNSGRPASMKSEEMDLRSQQHQLRSQRQQNQQLPYRQSQVTLIKSEPQVYEHVQSSRGSQLHGSQDTFLSIPETSEQQPHFGDDTRNTITGQPVAVLQGKWPSSKLQEASHHLGNSSNEMKIQRNNLSTEASIATKRPDSQLQFRNQQRWLLFLRHARKCVYPPGSCPESHCILVQKLWKHMMSCMDVTQCQYPRCHRSKKLLNHHKYCKDQSCPVCVPVNDFVQRTGVHLKNSSQLGDESRDHTSEDSHLSMKRAKIEQPPAAHTENQNSITPGSITATSEDHDTCKYEATGVKLEVPSSCMQELSNKIEVNDDGVSKTEKEVALVDDTFKSGKPKIKGVSMIELFTPEQVREHITGLRQWVGQSKAKVEKNQAMENLMNENSCQLCAVEKLNFEPPPIYCSPCGARIKRNAMFYTWGSGDTRHFICIPCYNESRGDTISFDGTNILKAKLEKKKNDEETEEPWVQCDKCEAWQHQVCALFNSRRNDGGQAEYTCPNCYMEEVENGERVPLPQSALLGAKDLPRTILSDHIENRLFKRLRQERLDRARFYGKSYDEVPGAESLVVRVVSSVDKKLEVKQRFLEIFQEENYPSEFAYKSKVVLLFQKIEGVEVCLFGMYVQEFGAECQQPNHRRVYLSYLDSVKYFRPEIRTVTGEALRTFVYHEILIGYLEYCKLRGFTSCYIWACPPLKGEDYILYCHPEIQKTPKSDKLREWYLLMLRKASKENIVVELTNLYDHFFVQSGECKAKVTAARLPYFDGDYWPGAAEDIIHQLQQEEEGRKHNNNNNNRKGSTKRTVTKRALKASGQTDLSSNASKDVLLMHRLGETISSMKEDFIMVHLQHACTHCCLLMVSGKRWVCNTCKNFQLCNSCYEVEQNLEDRERHPVNQRVKHPLYPKEINDVPIETKDKDEILESEFFDTRQAFLSLCQGNHYQYDTLRRAKHSSMMALYHLHNPTAPAFVINCIVCRLDIETGQGWRCETCPDYDICNACYLKDRGINHPHKLTHHQSVAERDAQSKEARQQRVLQLRKMLDLLVHASQCRSAPCQYPNCTKVRGLFRHGRQCKVRASGGCALCKKMWHLLQLHARACKDTPCTVPRCRDLREHLRRLNQQADSRRRAAVMEMMRQRAAEVAGGRG, encoded by the exons ATGAATTTACAAGCTCTAATGGCAGGACAGTACCCGAGGCAGGTTACCAGTCAGGCTGGGACTTCAATGTCTGCCATGCCACAACAACAGAATATGATGCAGAACTCTGAAGGTCCCCATGCTTTACTTAATATGGAGTCTGCACGGCAGTTTATACGAGATAAGAT ATTTAATTACATCATGCTGCGACAAACTCGGGAGATGCCCCCAAAGGTCATGGATATTGCTAGACGCTTGGAAGAAGGCTTATTCAAAATTGCTGCAACAAAG gagGACTATTTAAATTTAGACACATTGGAAAGTCGTTTACATGCTCTGATCAAACGTCCTCCCCAGAATCAACGATATCAGCAACAAAATAGTGCTAATGTTGCAATGGGACGAATGATTCCAACTCCTGGAAGTAATTTAATGGCTCCATCATCTGCTAATCATGGTAATAGCATGATGTCATCAGTTGTCAACCAAGGAAGCGTTTCTATGAATACCCTTGGGTCTTCCAGAAGCATGCACACTGATG GTGGACAAAGAATGATGCCTACTCCTGGATTTAATAACAGCACAAGTAACCAATCATATGTGAAACTAGAGTCATCTAATAATGTCTCTGGGATTTCGAGTGTTGACTCAACAATGGTATCTCAGCCATTGCAACAGAAGCATATGGGTGGGGGGATCAGGTCTACTTTGACTCAAAAATCTTATGGGTCATCAAATGGTAATTTAGGGATGATGGGTAATAGTTTCGGAAACTCTGAAGGATTTTTGACAGATCCTCATTATGGAAACTCTCCCAAACCAGTGCCACAATATTTTGATCAACAAGGACATATCTCTCAGG GTGAGGGATCAGGAAATTTATTCATCCCCACAACCTCTGGTACATCACCGATGAACACAAACTCAGTAAACTTATCAACATTACAAAGAACAAGCTATCCCTCGTTGGTCAAGCAGTCATACTTGCACAATTCTGGTCGGCCTGCAAGCATGAAATCAGAAGAGATGGACTTGCGGTCTCAGCAACATCAACTTCGATCTCAAAGGCAACAGAATCAACAATTACCATATAGGCAGTCTCAGGTGACATTAATAAAATCTGAGCCACAAGTGTATGAACATGTCCAGTCATCCAGAGGTAGTCAATTACATGGCTCTCAAGATACGTTTTTATCAATTCCAGAGACTTCAGAGCAGCAGCCTCACTTTGGTGATGACACTCGAAATACTATTACTGGTCAACCCGTGGCAGTACTTCAGGGTAAATGGCCTTCTTCAAAATTGCAAGAAGCATCACATCATTTAGGTAACTCATCAAATGAGATGAAAATTCAGAGGAATAATTTATCTACAGAAGCATCAATAGCTACCAAAAGACCTGACAGTCAGTTGCAGTTCAGAAATCAACAAAGATGGCTTTTGTTCTTACGACATGCTCGTAAATGTGTTTATCCACCTGGAAGTTGCCCTGAATCCCATTGTATACTTGTTCAAAAACTCTGGAAACATATGATGTCATGCATGGATGTAACTCAATGTCAATATCCTCGCTGCCATAGGTCAAAGAAATTACTAAATCATCACAAGTACTGCAAGGACCAAAGCTGTCCTGTGTGTGTTCCTGTAAATGATTTCGTTCAAAGGACAGGAGTCCACCTTAAGAATAGCTCACAGTTGGGCGATGAATCCCGTGATCATACTTCAGAAGATTCTCATCTTTCCATGAAACGCGCCAAGATTGAGCAGCCACCAGCTGCTCATACCGAAAACCAAAACTCCATCACACCAGGTTCCATTACTGCTACATCTGAGGATCATGACACCTGTAAATATGAGGCCACTGGAGTGAAGCTAGAAGTTCCTTCAAGTTGTATGCAAGAACTTTCTAACAAGATTGAGGTGAATGATGATGGTGTTTCAAAGACAGAGAAAGAGGTGGCACTTGTTGATGATACGTTCAAATCCGGGAAGCCAAAAATAAAGGGAGTATCAATGATTGAATTGTTCACACCAGAGCAGGTTCGAGAACATATAACTGGTCTCAGGCAGTGGGTCGGCCAG AGTAAAGCCAAGGTAGAAAAGAATCAAGCAATGGAGAATTTAATGAATGAGAACTCTTGTCAGTTATGCGCAGTTGAAAAACTTAATTTTGAACCACCACCTATATATTGCTCACCCTGTGGTGCTCGCATTAAGAGAAATGCAATGTTTTACACATGGGGGAGCGGTGATACACGTCATTTTATCTGTATTCCTTGTTATAATGAGTCTCGTGGGGACACCATAAGTTTTGATGGAACTAATATTTTGAAGGCAAAACtagagaaaaagaaaaatgaCGAGGAGACTGAAGAACCG TGGGTTCAATGTGACAAATGTGAAGCGTGGCAACATCAAGTCTGTGCATTATTTAACAGTCGTAGAAATGACGGGGGACAAGCGGAGTACACTTGCCCTAATTGCTACATGGAAGAGGTTGAAAACGGAGAGCGGGTCCCCTTACCACAGAGTGCTCTTCTTGGAGCAAAAGATTTACCCCGAACCATTCTGAGTGATCATATAGAGAACCGATTATTTAAGCGGCTGAGGCAGGAAAGATTAGATAGGGCAAGGTTCTATGGGAAAAGCTATGATGAG GTTCCTGGAGCGGAATCGCTTGTTGTTAGAGTAGTCTCATCTGTGGACAAAAAGTTGGAAGTCAAGCAGCGATTCCTTGAGATCTTTCAAGAGGAAAATTACCCGTCGGAGTTTgcttataaatccaaa GTTGTTTTGTTGTTTCAGAAAATCGAAGGGGTAGAAGTATGTCTTTTTGGTATGTATGTTCAAGAATTTGGAGCAGAATGTCAGCAGCCAAATCACCGTCGTGTTTATCTCTCGTATTTGGATTCAGTCAAGTATTTTAGGCCCGAGATAAGAACAGTGACAGGAGAAGCTCTGCGTACATTTGTATATCATGAAATTCTG ATTGGTTACCTAGAATATTGCAAGTTACGTGGGTTCACAAGCTGTTATATATGGGCATGCCCTCCCTTGAAGGGTGAAGATTATATCCTGTATTGTCATCCCGAAATTCAAAAGACACCAAAGTCAGATAAACTGAGAGAATG GTATTTATTGATGTTGAGAAAGGCCTCAAAGGAAAATATTGTAGTGGAGCTGACTAATTTATATGACCATTTTTTTGTCCAATCTGGTGAATGTAAAGCTAAGGTGACTGCAGCTCGATTGCCATATTTTGATGGTGACTATTGGCCTGGTGCTGCTGAGGATATAATCCATCAACTTCAGCAAGAAGAGGAAGGAAgaaaacataataataataataataataggaaAGGGTCAACGAAACGGACTGTAACAAaaagagctctcaaagcttctgGTCAAACTGATCTTTCTTCCAATGCTTCTAAAGATGTGCTACTCATGCATAGGCTTGGTGAAACAATATCCTCAATGAAGGAAGATTTCATTATGGTTCACTTGCAGCATGCATGCACTCATTGCTGTCTCTTAATGGTCTCTGGAAAACGCTGGGTCTGCAACACTTGCAAAAATTTTCAGCTTTGCAACAG TTGTTATGAAGTTGAACAAAATCTTGAAGACAGGGAGAGACATCCCGTAAACCAAAGGGTGAAACATCCACTTTATCCT AAAGAAATCAATGATGTGCCTATAGAAACGAAAGATAAAGATGAAATTCTCGAGAGTGAATTTTTCGATACGAGACAAGCTTTTCTGAGCCTTTGCCAAGGAAATCATTATCAATATGATACACTAAGACGTGCAAAACATTCATCAATGATGGCATTGTATCATCTTCACAACCCCACGGCTCCTGCATTTGTGATAAATTGCATTGTTTGTCGTCTTGATATTGAAACAGGCCAAGGATGGCGGTGTGAGACCTGCCCCGATTATGACATATGCAATGCTTGCTATCTCAAAGACAGAGGAATTAATCATCCTCACAAGTTGACTCACCACCAGTCGGTTGCTGAGCGTGATGCACAAAGCAAAGAAGCTCGACAACAACGGGTCTTACAG CTACGAAAGATGCTTGATCTTCTGGTACATGCATCTCAGTGTAGATCGGCGCCGTGCCAGTATCCAAATTGTACAAAGGTGAGGGGACTCTTCAGACATGGAAGGCAATGCAAAGTGCGTGCGTCTGGTGGTTGTGCTCTTTGCAAGAAAATGTGGCATCTCCTTCAACTTCATGCCCGCGCTTGTAAAGACACCCCGTGCACTGTCCCCCGTTGCAg AGATCTCCGGGAACATTTGAGAAGGCTGAACCAGCAGGCTGATAGTCGGCGGAGGGCGGCAGTTATGGAGATGATGAGGCAGCGTGCCGCAGAGGTTGCGGGCGGCCGTGGATGA